The Paenibacillus sp. RC334 nucleotide sequence TTTATGTGTCAGATGGAGACTACCTGACGCTGCTGCATCGGCATATGGACCGCATTCAGCATGTGCATTTCAAGGATGCACGCAAGAAAGTGCTGGATAGCTGTAAAAAAGAGAAAAAATCTTTCCGTGATTCCTTCCTGATGGGCATGTTTACGGTCCCTGGCGATGGATGCATCGATTTCAGCAAAGTGTACGAAGTGCTCTTGAAGCATCAGTATAGCGGCTGGATTGTTGTCGAAGCGGAACAGGACCCGGCGGTTGCGCACCCTCTGGAGTACGCGCTGATCGCTCGCAAGTATATTAATGAAGCTTTACTTGCTCACACTTTAGGGAAGACAGAGGAGAGGTGAACGAATTGAGTAACGGGGCAGTTCAAAATACATTTTTGCGCAAGATCGTCATCATTTCTACCTTGGGTGGCCTGCTGTTCGGATATGACACTGGAGTTATTAACGGTGCGCTTCCTTACATGTCAGCCAAAGATCAGCTTAATCTTACAGCGCTTACACAAGGTTTAGTTGCCAGCGCGCTGCTGTTCGGCGCTGCGTTTGGTGCAGTGTTCGGCGGCAGATTATCCGATTACAACGGTCGCAGAAAAAATATACTGTACCTCGCTATCCTGTTCTTTATCTCCACGCTTGGCTGTACGCTCGCACCGAACATCACGGTGATGATTATATGCCGCTTTATGCTCGGGTTAGCTGTTGGTGGCGCATCCGTAACCGTGCCTTCATATCTGGCGGAAATGTCTCCCGCCGACAGGCGCGGCCGGATCGTCACCCAAAACGAATTAATGATCGTAAGTGGTCAGCTGCTTGCTTTTATTTTCAATGCTATTCTCGGTACAACGATGGGCGAGCATCCACATGTATGGCGTTATATGCTCATCATTGCAGCGCTACCCGCCTTATTCCTGTTCTTCGGTATGCTGCGTGTACCAGAAAGTCCACGCTGGCTTGTATCTAAGGCCAGAAATGATCAGGCTCTGGACGTATTGAAAACAATTCGTAATGAACAGCAGGCATCCAGCGAATTGGTAGAAATCAAAACCAATCTGGCAGAAGAGTCTGATATCCAAAAAGCAGGTTTTAAGGATTTGGCGGTTCCCTGGGTACGTCGTATTTTGCTTATCGGTATTGGTATCGCGGTGGTTCAGCAGATTACAGGCGTGAACTCCATCATGTATTACGGCACCGAAATATTAAAAAATGCGGGGTTTGCAACCCAGGCCGCTCTGATAGGCAACATTGCTAACGGTGCGATTTCCGTACTGGCGACCTTTGTAGGGATATGGCTACTTGGCAAAGTGGGCCGTCGTCCAATGCTCATGACGGGGCTGATCGGGACCACCTCGGCGCTGCTGCTCATTTCCATTTTCTCCAGCACGTTAGCAGGATCACCTGCCCTGCCTTATGTAGTATTGGCATTGACCGTCACGTTCCTTGCTTTCCAACAGGGAGCCATTTCTCCGGTTACCTGGCTGATGCTGTCGGAAATATTCCCGCTTCGTTTGCGTGGCTTTGGTATGGGACTAACCGTTTTCTTCCTTTGGATTGTGAACTTTATTATTGGCTTGTTGTTCCCGGTTTTGCTCGGGGGCTTGGGATTGTCCACAACATTTTACATTTTCGTCGTACTTGGCATTCTCGCAATCCTGTTCGTCAAAAAATTCCTGCCAGAAACGAAAGGGCTTACATTGGAGCAAGTCGAGCATAATTTCCGTAATCACGGCAAACAGCCCGTTGCTGGCAAGCATCTTGAAGAGATCGTGCAAATGAAATAATCGTACAGATGAATTAGAGGAGGAGCAACAACATGACATTAAATATTGGAGTTATTGGAACGGGAGCCATCGGACGCGAGCATATCAGACGAATTACCAACAACCTGTCCGGCGGTAAAATTGTAGCAGTCACAGACGTGAACCCGGAAGCTGCCAAAAGTGCGGTTGAGCAATTCAAGCTGGATGCCGTCGTGTACCCGGATGATAAATCACTGGTTGCTGCATCCGATGTAGATGCGATCATTATTACGAGCTGGGGACCTGCACATGAGGCGAGCGTGCTGGCGGGGATTGCGGCAGGAAAATACGTTTTTTGTGAAAAGCCCCTGGCTACGACAGCCGAAGGCTGCAAAAGCATCGTGGAAGCAGAGATCAAGCATGGCAAGCGACTGGTTCAAGTGGGCTTTATGCGCCGATATGACCGGGGCTACGAGCAATTGAAGCAAGCGATTGACAATCGTTTTATCGGAGAGCCGCTCATGATCCGCGCCGCACACCGGAATCCGGAAGTAGACGATAACTACACGACTGACATGGCGATTACCGATACGCTGATTCACGAAATAGATGTGCTGCACTGGCTCGTCGATGATGATTATACCTCCGTACAGGTCGTATATCCTAAGAAAACGCGCCATGCATCAAGCCATTTGAAGGACCCTCAAATTATTATGCTGGAAACCAAAGGCGGGATCGCTATTCAAGCCGAGGTGTTCGTGAATTGCAAATACGGCTATGACATCCAATGCGAGATTATTGGTGAAGAGGGTGTAGCGAAGCTGCCAGAGGTGCCGGGCATTGTGTACCGCAAGGAAGCTCAACTGGGCGTGGATTTGCTGATGGATTGGAAGCAACGCTTTATAGATGCCTATGACCGGGAGTTGCAGGATTTCATTGATTCGATCAAGGCAACAGGCGAACCGAAAGGCCCAACCTCATGGGACGGCTACATTGCCGCAGTGACAGCCGATGCGTGTGTGAAGGCACAAGCAAGCGGAGTTAAGGAAGCGGTTACAATCGGAGATAAGCCAGCCTTCTACCAAAATGTCGTTCATCAATAATCACAACAAAAGACTTATAACAAAAATTTGTGAGGGACTTCATCCGACCCCGTAGCGCCTTAGATGCTCATATGCTTGTCTGGTACAGCTTTTGATGTAAGGCTAAAAAATCATCACAAAAAATGGAGGAATGAAATATGAAATTAGCGTTGGACCCAACCCTGTACAAAAATATCCCGTTGAAAGAAATGGTAGATAAAACGGCGCAATTGGGCTATGACTACATTGAATTGTCACCTCGTGAGGACTTCTGTCCATTTTACAAATATCCCAAGGTCGATAAGGCTCAGATTAAAAATCTGAAAAAGTGGCTAAACGACGCAGGAGTGAAAATTTCATCGTTGCTGCCGCTATATTATTGGGCCGGACCAGACGAAGATCGCCGCGAGGCTGCCGTGCGGAACTGGAAGCGTGCCATTGAAATCGCGGTGGAGCTGGATGTGGACCTGATGAACAGCGAATTTAACGGCTCCAAGTTTAACGCGGATATTTGCGAGGAAAAGTTTATCAAATCCATGGATGAGCTGCTTCCGGTTTTTGAGAGGGAAGGCGTGAAATTGAATCTGCAAGCGCATCCGTATGATTTTATCGAAACCAATCAGGGCGCAGTGGATATGATTCGGGCGCTCGACAAACCTTGGATTAACCTGGTGTATTCCACGGCGCATACCTTTTTCTATGATGATGGGATTGGCGATATTGCGCCCATGTTCGACTATGCAGGCGACCGCCTGACGCATGTACTGTTTGCAGATACATTTAACCACAAAGCTGCTGACGGCCTGCGTTATATCGTCAACCCTCCCGGCGTCGAAGCGACGGTCCATCAGCATTTGAACATTGGCGAGGGAGAAGTGGATTTTGACACCATCTTCCGTAAGTTAAAAGAGATGAAATTCGACGGAATTGCCACCAACTCCGTATTTGCCTGGATGGAAAAGGCAGATGAATCCAGCACCTTTATGCTGAACAAAATCAAAGATGGTTTGGGACTTGCGTCACCGACGAAATGATCAAGGCAATAACCGGAACTTGAAGATATTTTACGAAACGCCTTGGGCAGACCCGTTCGAACTGGGACTACGGTGTTTCCTCATAACAGGAGAGAGGTGCAGACGATGAAGCTATGTTTTAATCAGGCGACGACCCTGCAAAATTCCAATCTGGTGAAGGATTTGGAGCTTTGTGAACAGCACGGCTACGACTACATTGAAATTCGCACGATGGATAAATTACCGGAATACTTGCAGGATCATACGATTGACGATTTGGTAGCGTATTTCAACACTCATCATATTAAGCCGTTGGCGTTCAACGCGTTAGTCTTTTTCAACAATCGTGACGAAGCCGGATATCAGGAAATCATTCGTGAATTTAAAGAAATGCTCGTTACAGGCCAAAAACTGGGGATTCAATACATCGTAGCCGTTCCGCTGGTGACAGAAGAAAAAATACGCAAAGAGGATATTCGTCAAAGCGCTGTGTCTGTTTTGAAAGAGCTGTCGGATTTAGCTGAGCCTTACGGCATCCGTATAGCGGTCGAGTTTGTGGGGCATCCGCAATGTACAGTTAATACATTTGGTCAGGCTTACGATATTGTCGAGGCGGTGGATCGGGCTAATGTTGGGTTGGTGCTGGATTGTTTCCATTTCCATGCGATGGGTTCACGTTTGGAGGATTTGCAAAAGGCGGACGGCTCGAAAATATTTATTTTGCACATTGACGACACCGAGGATTTCCCAATTGGTTTTCTGACCGATGAGGACCGGGTATGGCCGGGACTTGGCGCCATTGATTTGGAGAGCATTTTGTCCACTTTAAAAGGAATTGGCTTCTCGGACGTTGTATCGGTGGAGCTGTTCCGGCCGGAATATTATGAGCTGGATGCCGAGGAAGCCATCCGGACGGCCAAAGAGACAACCATTCAGGCGGTGTCCGGCGTTTATGAGATTCGGCAGGAAGTCAGATAATCGGTCAGATGATCTGGAAATAGAGATACCCGGAAAGGAGGGCCACTATGCCGTTGCCATTCGTGTCCATGAAAGAGATGCTGCTCAAAGCCAAAGACGAGAAATATGCGGTGGGACAGTACAATTTAAACGGTTTACAATGGGCTAAAGCGATTTTACAGGCAGCCGAGGAAGAGCATGCCCCCGTCATTGTGGCTGCTTCCGACAGGCTGGTAGAATATTTGGGAGGCTATCGGACGATTGCAGTGATGGTCAGCGCCTTAATGGAGGAAATGTCGATTACCGTTCCGGTGGCGCTTCATTTGGATCATGGCAGGACGGTAGAGAACTGCAAGCGAGCGATTGATGCCGGGTTCAGCTCGGTGATGATTGACGGTTCTCATGATCCGATTGATGTCAATATAGCGATGACCCGACAAGTCGTAGATTATGCGCGTCCTTATAAGGTCTCTGTGGAAGCAGAGGTCGGTACGGTCGGAGGGATGGAAGACGGGCTGGTGGGCGGAATCCGGTACGCGGATGCACAGGAATGCTCACGCATGGTGCAGGAAACGGGAATTGACGCATTGGCGCCCGCCCTTGGCTCGGTTCACGGGCCGTATCAGGGAGAGCCCAAGCTGGGCTTTGCTGAAATGAAGCATATTTCGGAATTGACGGGCATCCCGCTTGTACTGCATGGTGGTTCCGGCATCCCTGAGCATCAGATTACCAAGGCGATTGAATTGGGCCACGCCAAAATCAACGTCAATACCGAATGCATTCAGGCTTGGGCTAAGGCCGTTCGTAACGTATTAACGAGTGATTCCCATGTCTATGATCCGAAAACAATTCTCACACCGGGTACGGCAGCGATTACTGCTGTGGTCAAAGGGAAGATGCAAGAGTTTGGCACGAGTCATAAGGCAGATGCGCGTTTTACCGTGTAATGCGATTAGAGAACACAGCCTTCAAAGTAATTTCAAAGCTGCTTCCTGTGCGGATTTTACCGTGTAGGGAACGGCTTTTTTTCGTGCGCAAAAAGTAGGCAAAATGTATCGATTTTTATTTTCCATAGTATACAATGTATTTTTATACATTATTAATGAAAGAGGTTTTGTAACGGGATTGCTTTTTACATATGTTTTACTGGGCTTTTCTATAGCACTGCCTGTGGGTACGATTACGGTTGAGATGACGAAACAAGGGCTAAAGAACGGGTTTATGCATGGATGGATTGTGGGCCTTGGAGGAATGAAAGTTAATTTTATTACTAAACGTTGTTCTCTTCATACAAAAATGGGTTGCTCGTAGCTATTTCACCTGGAAATCTGGTATTCTGATTCATGATTTAGGCTTAATGACTATCGTAGCAACTACTCGAAAAGCGATGAATCGAACGGCAATTAAGTGGGTCACGATCAGTGCCGGAGTTGTTTTAATCGGTTTTTCGATGTATTTTTGGTATGAATTTATCATTAGTGTTCAAAAGCTTTTGTAGCAATACAAATCGCCATCCAAGCTCTCAAGCTTGTCATGCCAGTCTGCATAAATCGAACAAGTCCTTCATAGACATGTACTAATTCATTTAAAACATGTGCTGAAGGGGTTGATGATATGCGCCGGATTTCATGGATGCTTGCCATGGTCATGTGTGTAACGCTGCTGCTGGCCGGGTGCGGCAAGAAGAGCGCGGATGATGTGGTTAAGGATTTGAGTGACGTGGTGAGTGACCTGAACAGCTACCACGGTACAGCTTTGATGACGCTGCATACCGGCGACACGCCGCAGGAGTACAAGGTGGACATTTCCTACCGCAAGCCTTCCTATTACCGAATTGCCATGACGAATGAGAAAAAGGATGTTACTCAGATCGTGTTGCGAAATGATGAGGGTGTATTCGTATTGACGCCCAGTCTGAATAAGAGCTTCCGCTTTAAAAGCGATTGGCCGAACAACCAGGGCCAGGTATATTTGTATGAAACGCTGGTTCGCAGTATTATCGGCGATGCTTCACGTCAGCTGGCTTCGGACGATAAATCCTATGTGTTCGATGTAGCGGCAAACTACAACAGCCACGCGCTGGTAAGGCAAAAAATATGGCTGTCCAAAAATAACTATGCACCCACTCAGGTACAGGTATCTGATGCGAATGCGAAGGTAGTTGTGGATTTGAAATTCGATCAATTTGCGTTTGATACGAAGTTCGACAAGGACTCTTTTGATATGGAGCGCAATATGGCTTCTGGAAAAACAGGTAAGGGAAATGAAGGGACGCCTTCGGCCGGAGCAGTGGATTCCAGCGGGCAACTAGATCCTACAGGTACGATTGATGGCACGACTGGCGTAATCTCGGGCGAGCAAGGACAAGTGCAGGGAACAGCAGGAGAGAAGGCACAGCAGCCGTCAGGAGAAGCGTCGATGGATGGAGCTGCCACAGGCGATACGTCAAAACCGGATAGCGCGGACGCGACGGGCAGCACGGATACGGAGGCCAAGCCGGATACAGCGGGCAACACAGAGACGCAGCAGCAAACCCCGGGTGCATCTGATGCAGCAACAGGGACATCGGCAGGCACGGATGCTGCTGAAGCTGTGATGGGTGAGTTCGGCTTGATTGAACCGTCCTATACGCCGGCCGGGGTACAGATTAAGGATACGCCGGAGCTGGAGGACAATGGTACACATGCGGTGATGCTACGGTATAGTGGGACGTATAACTATACGCTAGTGGAGGCGCGTCCGAAAGATCGGGCCGTTTCGCTGGCTGCGGGTGAACTGGTCGATATTGGAGGAAGCTTTGCTGTTCTGACGGGTAGTGAGCAGCAGACGATGACCTGGATGAATGACGGCATAGAGTTCCGTATTACCAGTGCTGACCTGCCCGTGAGCGAAATGATACAAATTGCCGCTTCTATACAGGATCAATCGGGTAAATAAAACTTTATAGACGGATGCAGACGGTTTAGAGTGTATTTTACTCTGCTTCCGCCCGTATCCGTCTTTTGTTCATTCGAGGTCTAGAGGTGTGCACCGCTCGCTTGGGAGTCATGTTCTTTATGGAGGATGCTGGCAAACGCCATCTGCCATTGACAGCCACGTTTCTGAACATTACCATTAACCTTTGGAAGTAAGGATTTTGCCATTTCGAATGGTAAGAGGCTATGTTACAGGCTAACAATTGAAGAAGGTGACTGGATTTTGCAAGCACAATACAGATCGACCCGGGCCGAAATCAACCTGAATCACCTTGGCGCCAACTATGAGGCTTTTCGCAGGGCATTGCCAGCGGATAAGCTGTTGTTGGCTTGTGTCAAGGCTAATGCCTATGGACACGGTGCCGTGGAAATATCAAAGGAATTGGAACGCCTTGGTGCGGATTACTTGAGCGTCGCTTTTCTGGACGAAGCGCTGGAGCTTCGGCAGGCGGGGATCAGACTGCCTATCCTTGTACTCGGTTATACCCTGCCCGAAGCTGTGCAGACGGCTTGGGAGCATGATATTACACTGACTGTGTTCAGTGAAGAAGTGCTGGAGGGTATTCGCAGACTGGACCGCAAAGGAAGCGAACGCAAGCTGAAGGTGCACATCAAAATAGACAGCGGCATGGGACGACTGGGCCTGCTGCCTGGAGAAGAGGCAGTTGCCTTTGTCCGGCAGACTCACCAGTTGGAGCAAGTGCTGCTGGAAGGCATGTACACCCATTTTGCCCGCGCGGATGAACAAGACAAAAGCTATACACTGCAACAGTATAATCGGTTTCAGGGCGTGGCGGAAGCGCTAAGGGAACAAGGCATCACCATTCCCATTATACATACGGGCAACAGCGCGGCCACCATTGATACCCCTGCGCTTTCCCCCAATATGGTGCGGATTGGCATCAGTATTTACGGCCTGTATCCATCTGATGAGGTTAATCGGCAAGCCATTGAGTTGCTGCCTGTATTGTCATTAAAGACGGCAGTGGTTTACACCAAGACGCTCCCTCCCGGCTGGGGGGTTAGCTACGGCACCCGGTACGTGACCACTGAGGAAGAACGAATTGGCACACTGCCGATTGGCTACGCGGATGGATACTCCCGCATGCTGAGTGGGAACATCGAAGTATTGATACGCGGCCGCCGCGTCCCGGTGCTCGGCACCATTTGCATGGATCAGTGTATGGTATCCTTACAATCTTTCGCAGAGGATGCGGAAGAAATTCAAATCGGCGAAGAGGTTGTTCTCATCGGCCAGCAGTCCGGCGAAACGATTGCGGCGGATGAGCTGGCATCCAAGCTGGGTACCATCCACTATGAGGTGATCTGCATGATCGCACACAGGGTGCCGCGTGTTTATACACGGGGAGATACTCCTGTCGTTCGAGTGAATTCGCTTCTTCCAACCCGCTGGGATTAATTTCATGACGCAAATTACCGGATAAAAGCAGGAGTTTTCGCAGAACGTCCCGAAATATGTACAAAGGAAAGAAAAGAGCGCTGTAACTGTCAAAACGACGCATCAGGCTCCGCTGACACTTGTATTTCGGGGATCAAACGCCTGTACGAAAACGAACTGCGTAGTTTATAATGGAATACAGCATAGATGATATACGAATATCATATACATTCTCTTGTATTCCGTTTGAATAAATTACCGGGAATAACGTTATAATGGTACAATGGCGACAAGGTTTTGGGGGTGGAAGAGAAGTTGGCCAATTTGCAGAACACCAAAAGAATAATGATCAGTTTGCCGGATCATCTCTTGCAGGAAGTGGACGGGATCGTAGCCATGGAAAATTCCAACCGTAGTGAATTTATCAGGCAGGCCATGAAGCTGTATGTGGGCGAACGTAAGAAACGTTACATTCGTGAAGCCATGCAGCGTGGTTATATGGAGATGGCTAAAATTAACTTGACCATGGCCTCCGAA carries:
- a CDS encoding sugar porter family MFS transporter — encoded protein: MSNGAVQNTFLRKIVIISTLGGLLFGYDTGVINGALPYMSAKDQLNLTALTQGLVASALLFGAAFGAVFGGRLSDYNGRRKNILYLAILFFISTLGCTLAPNITVMIICRFMLGLAVGGASVTVPSYLAEMSPADRRGRIVTQNELMIVSGQLLAFIFNAILGTTMGEHPHVWRYMLIIAALPALFLFFGMLRVPESPRWLVSKARNDQALDVLKTIRNEQQASSELVEIKTNLAEESDIQKAGFKDLAVPWVRRILLIGIGIAVVQQITGVNSIMYYGTEILKNAGFATQAALIGNIANGAISVLATFVGIWLLGKVGRRPMLMTGLIGTTSALLLISIFSSTLAGSPALPYVVLALTVTFLAFQQGAISPVTWLMLSEIFPLRLRGFGMGLTVFFLWIVNFIIGLLFPVLLGGLGLSTTFYIFVVLGILAILFVKKFLPETKGLTLEQVEHNFRNHGKQPVAGKHLEEIVQMK
- the alr gene encoding alanine racemase; this encodes MQAQYRSTRAEINLNHLGANYEAFRRALPADKLLLACVKANAYGHGAVEISKELERLGADYLSVAFLDEALELRQAGIRLPILVLGYTLPEAVQTAWEHDITLTVFSEEVLEGIRRLDRKGSERKLKVHIKIDSGMGRLGLLPGEEAVAFVRQTHQLEQVLLEGMYTHFARADEQDKSYTLQQYNRFQGVAEALREQGITIPIIHTGNSAATIDTPALSPNMVRIGISIYGLYPSDEVNRQAIELLPVLSLKTAVVYTKTLPPGWGVSYGTRYVTTEEERIGTLPIGYADGYSRMLSGNIEVLIRGRRVPVLGTICMDQCMVSLQSFAEDAEEIQIGEEVVLIGQQSGETIAADELASKLGTIHYEVICMIAHRVPRVYTRGDTPVVRVNSLLPTRWD
- a CDS encoding ribbon-helix-helix protein, CopG family, with the translated sequence MANLQNTKRIMISLPDHLLQEVDGIVAMENSNRSEFIRQAMKLYVGERKKRYIREAMQRGYMEMAKINLTMASEAFHAEEDANSTLGRTVSGV
- a CDS encoding sugar phosphate isomerase/epimerase yields the protein MKLALDPTLYKNIPLKEMVDKTAQLGYDYIELSPREDFCPFYKYPKVDKAQIKNLKKWLNDAGVKISSLLPLYYWAGPDEDRREAAVRNWKRAIEIAVELDVDLMNSEFNGSKFNADICEEKFIKSMDELLPVFEREGVKLNLQAHPYDFIETNQGAVDMIRALDKPWINLVYSTAHTFFYDDGIGDIAPMFDYAGDRLTHVLFADTFNHKAADGLRYIVNPPGVEATVHQHLNIGEGEVDFDTIFRKLKEMKFDGIATNSVFAWMEKADESSTFMLNKIKDGLGLASPTK
- the iolI gene encoding 2-keto-myo-inositol isomerase; amino-acid sequence: MKLCFNQATTLQNSNLVKDLELCEQHGYDYIEIRTMDKLPEYLQDHTIDDLVAYFNTHHIKPLAFNALVFFNNRDEAGYQEIIREFKEMLVTGQKLGIQYIVAVPLVTEEKIRKEDIRQSAVSVLKELSDLAEPYGIRIAVEFVGHPQCTVNTFGQAYDIVEAVDRANVGLVLDCFHFHAMGSRLEDLQKADGSKIFILHIDDTEDFPIGFLTDEDRVWPGLGAIDLESILSTLKGIGFSDVVSVELFRPEYYELDAEEAIRTAKETTIQAVSGVYEIRQEVR
- a CDS encoding Gfo/Idh/MocA family oxidoreductase; the encoded protein is MTLNIGVIGTGAIGREHIRRITNNLSGGKIVAVTDVNPEAAKSAVEQFKLDAVVYPDDKSLVAASDVDAIIITSWGPAHEASVLAGIAAGKYVFCEKPLATTAEGCKSIVEAEIKHGKRLVQVGFMRRYDRGYEQLKQAIDNRFIGEPLMIRAAHRNPEVDDNYTTDMAITDTLIHEIDVLHWLVDDDYTSVQVVYPKKTRHASSHLKDPQIIMLETKGGIAIQAEVFVNCKYGYDIQCEIIGEEGVAKLPEVPGIVYRKEAQLGVDLLMDWKQRFIDAYDRELQDFIDSIKATGEPKGPTSWDGYIAAVTADACVKAQASGVKEAVTIGDKPAFYQNVVHQ
- the fba gene encoding class II fructose-1,6-bisphosphate aldolase, yielding MPFVSMKEMLLKAKDEKYAVGQYNLNGLQWAKAILQAAEEEHAPVIVAASDRLVEYLGGYRTIAVMVSALMEEMSITVPVALHLDHGRTVENCKRAIDAGFSSVMIDGSHDPIDVNIAMTRQVVDYARPYKVSVEAEVGTVGGMEDGLVGGIRYADAQECSRMVQETGIDALAPALGSVHGPYQGEPKLGFAEMKHISELTGIPLVLHGGSGIPEHQITKAIELGHAKINVNTECIQAWAKAVRNVLTSDSHVYDPKTILTPGTAAITAVVKGKMQEFGTSHKADARFTV
- a CDS encoding outer membrane lipoprotein carrier protein LolA, coding for MRRISWMLAMVMCVTLLLAGCGKKSADDVVKDLSDVVSDLNSYHGTALMTLHTGDTPQEYKVDISYRKPSYYRIAMTNEKKDVTQIVLRNDEGVFVLTPSLNKSFRFKSDWPNNQGQVYLYETLVRSIIGDASRQLASDDKSYVFDVAANYNSHALVRQKIWLSKNNYAPTQVQVSDANAKVVVDLKFDQFAFDTKFDKDSFDMERNMASGKTGKGNEGTPSAGAVDSSGQLDPTGTIDGTTGVISGEQGQVQGTAGEKAQQPSGEASMDGAATGDTSKPDSADATGSTDTEAKPDTAGNTETQQQTPGASDAATGTSAGTDAAEAVMGEFGLIEPSYTPAGVQIKDTPELEDNGTHAVMLRYSGTYNYTLVEARPKDRAVSLAAGELVDIGGSFAVLTGSEQQTMTWMNDGIEFRITSADLPVSEMIQIAASIQDQSGK